The Longimicrobium sp. genome contains a region encoding:
- a CDS encoding tetratricopeptide repeat protein, whose protein sequence is MKIDRGLAVVLGGVLAAAACAPAAGTGGGGGPRITVPVPSVTCTSGPLTSFAQADSAASAMALVGTLPDSAQGPAYTTALAQARRAVAAQPENAYAQYLAGQAALLTGDFAASATYLARSEQLCPELGAYDIDRLQSAGAGNAFNAATGLLQAGDTTAAIARLETAIALDPEAYAAEFYLGLINFQRQNTGEAVTRWRRVLQLLETMPADTSAQENQQRQDVRGNVVNAMVLAGVQYLQREQNEPAIPLLQELTRMVPNSADAWYHLALAQYNLERWSDLVASGQRATEVAPLSHGAWVLYYNAYAGQAQAASEANQTARANELSRQATQVRTRSESLPVRIEGLTIDTGDESTAISGTAVGTGRTAPVTVEFTLYGITGTLGTGQVTITPPAKDQRAPFNLTVANARPITGYSYRVVQ, encoded by the coding sequence ATGAAGATCGATCGTGGCCTGGCCGTGGTGCTGGGCGGCGTGCTGGCGGCGGCTGCCTGCGCCCCCGCCGCCGGAACCGGTGGGGGCGGGGGTCCGCGGATCACGGTGCCCGTTCCGAGCGTCACCTGCACGAGCGGGCCCCTGACCAGCTTTGCGCAAGCCGACTCCGCGGCCAGCGCCATGGCCCTGGTGGGCACCCTGCCCGACTCGGCACAGGGCCCGGCGTACACCACGGCGCTGGCACAGGCGCGGCGCGCGGTCGCCGCCCAGCCCGAGAACGCCTACGCGCAGTACCTGGCCGGCCAGGCGGCGCTCCTGACGGGCGACTTCGCCGCCTCCGCCACCTATCTCGCCCGCTCGGAGCAGCTCTGCCCCGAACTGGGTGCGTACGATATCGACCGGCTGCAGTCGGCGGGCGCGGGGAATGCCTTCAACGCCGCCACCGGGCTGCTGCAGGCCGGCGACACCACGGCCGCCATCGCCAGGCTGGAAACGGCCATCGCGCTGGACCCCGAGGCCTACGCGGCCGAGTTCTACCTGGGGCTGATCAACTTCCAGCGCCAGAACACTGGCGAGGCGGTCACGCGCTGGCGCCGGGTGCTGCAGCTGCTGGAAACCATGCCCGCCGACACGTCGGCGCAGGAAAACCAGCAGCGCCAGGACGTGCGCGGCAACGTGGTGAACGCCATGGTGCTGGCCGGCGTGCAGTACCTGCAGCGGGAGCAGAACGAGCCCGCCATTCCGCTGCTGCAGGAGCTCACCCGCATGGTGCCCAACAGCGCCGACGCGTGGTACCACTTGGCGCTTGCCCAGTACAACCTGGAGCGCTGGAGCGACCTGGTGGCGTCGGGTCAGCGTGCCACCGAGGTGGCCCCGCTCAGCCATGGCGCGTGGGTGCTGTACTACAACGCCTACGCGGGCCAGGCGCAGGCCGCGTCCGAGGCCAACCAGACGGCGCGTGCCAACGAGCTCAGCCGGCAGGCCACCCAGGTGCGCACCCGCTCCGAGAGCCTTCCGGTGCGCATCGAGGGGCTGACGATCGACACGGGCGACGAGTCCACCGCCATCAGCGGCACCGCCGTCGGCACGGGGCGCACGGCGCCGGTCACGGTGGAGTTCACGCTGTACGGAATCACGGGAACGCTGGGCACGGGGCAGGTGACCATCACCCCGCCCGCGAAGGACCAGCGCGCGCCGTTCAACCTGACGGTCGCCAACGCCCGCCCCATCACGGGCTACAGCTACCGGGTCGTCCAGTAA
- a CDS encoding DUF2007 domain-containing protein: MSVESPEIPEQAYQCERCGAEYAGGEGCPICGLLRAPVACEDGSQTNFRCVICEAPVCGSEPEGTRPVTCQLHEGIPVMEAWAQVYTTSDEIEAGLIVQNLQSEGVDAQLFSQKDGIFPVDLGELSIVRVMVPTWEYEAAIEIIRAHMDTSGEVSFACPACGEAYEPGDTACTSCGAPLG, encoded by the coding sequence TTGTCCGTCGAAAGCCCCGAAATTCCCGAGCAGGCGTATCAGTGCGAGCGCTGCGGCGCCGAGTACGCCGGCGGCGAAGGCTGCCCCATCTGCGGCCTGCTGCGCGCCCCCGTCGCCTGCGAAGACGGCAGCCAGACCAACTTCCGCTGCGTCATTTGCGAGGCACCCGTCTGCGGCAGCGAGCCCGAAGGCACCCGCCCCGTCACCTGCCAGCTGCACGAAGGCATTCCCGTCATGGAGGCGTGGGCCCAGGTGTACACCACCTCCGACGAGATCGAGGCCGGCCTGATCGTGCAGAACCTGCAGTCCGAGGGGGTGGACGCGCAGCTCTTCTCGCAGAAGGACGGCATCTTTCCCGTGGACCTGGGCGAGCTGTCCATCGTTCGGGTGATGGTGCCCACCTGGGAGTACGAGGCCGCCATCGAGATCATCCGCGCCCACATGGACACCAGCGGCGAGGTGAGCTTCGCCTGCCCGGCGTGCGGCGAAGCCTACGAGCCCGGCGACACCGCCTGCACCAGCTGCGGCGCGCCGCTCGGCTGA
- the der gene encoding ribosome biogenesis GTPase Der → MKLPVVAVVGRPNVGKSTFFNRVLGERIAIVEDRPGVTRDRNYARTEWNAREFYLVDTGGMVENSDEPMDRLIRDQVLTAIAEADVLVLMVDGRAGPHPLDYAVAEHLRRAAKPNVLLVNKMDNLGAHTATGHHDFWDLGLGEPYPVSSLSGKGSGDVLDLIVEHLPDIEGEEEEALRVAVIGRPNVGKSSYVNRLLGEERLVVSDVAGTTRDAIDTPMRYQGQKLVFVDTAGLRRQAKIDEGVEFYSSLRTERAIERADVCLLLLDATEPIAVQDLKIAEKAWDSGKGLIIICNKWDLVEKETMTAPRYEKEIRERAPYLQWVPILFTSTLTGQRVHRALELIVEVQEQRHRRISTHEVNEVMRALTMRTKPPASHGRPVKFLYGTQVAVAPPTFILWANDPEGVPESYERYLMKGFREAWGFQGSPLVIRLRRRDEERE, encoded by the coding sequence GTGAAGCTACCCGTGGTGGCCGTCGTCGGCCGGCCGAACGTCGGCAAGTCCACCTTTTTCAACCGTGTCCTCGGCGAGCGCATCGCCATCGTCGAGGACCGCCCCGGCGTGACCCGCGACCGCAACTACGCCCGCACCGAGTGGAACGCGCGCGAGTTCTACCTGGTCGACACCGGGGGGATGGTCGAAAACTCCGACGAGCCCATGGACCGCCTGATCCGCGACCAGGTGCTCACCGCCATCGCCGAGGCCGACGTGCTGGTGCTGATGGTGGACGGCCGCGCCGGACCTCATCCGCTGGACTACGCCGTCGCCGAGCACCTTCGCCGGGCCGCCAAGCCCAACGTGCTGCTCGTCAACAAGATGGACAACCTGGGCGCCCACACCGCCACGGGGCACCACGACTTCTGGGACCTGGGGCTCGGCGAGCCGTACCCCGTCAGCAGCCTAAGCGGCAAGGGGAGCGGCGACGTGCTGGACCTGATCGTCGAGCACCTTCCCGACATCGAGGGCGAGGAGGAAGAGGCGCTGCGGGTGGCCGTCATCGGCCGGCCGAACGTGGGCAAGTCGTCGTACGTCAACCGCCTGCTGGGCGAGGAGCGGCTGGTGGTGTCGGACGTGGCGGGAACCACGCGCGACGCCATCGACACGCCCATGCGCTACCAGGGGCAGAAGCTGGTCTTCGTCGACACGGCGGGGCTGCGCCGGCAGGCCAAGATCGACGAGGGCGTCGAATTCTACAGCTCGCTGCGGACGGAACGCGCCATCGAACGCGCCGACGTGTGCCTCCTGCTGCTCGACGCCACCGAGCCCATCGCCGTACAGGACCTGAAGATCGCCGAAAAGGCGTGGGATTCGGGGAAAGGACTGATCATCATCTGCAACAAGTGGGACCTGGTAGAGAAGGAGACGATGACGGCGCCGCGGTACGAAAAGGAGATCCGCGAGCGCGCGCCGTACCTGCAGTGGGTTCCCATCCTCTTCACCAGCACCCTCACCGGCCAGCGGGTGCACCGCGCGCTGGAACTGATCGTAGAGGTGCAGGAGCAGCGGCACCGCCGCATCTCGACGCACGAGGTGAACGAGGTGATGCGGGCGCTGACCATGCGGACCAAGCCGCCCGCCTCGCACGGCCGCCCGGTCAAGTTCCTCTACGGCACGCAGGTGGCCGTCGCGCCGCCCACGTTCATCCTGTGGGCCAACGATCCCGAGGGCGTTCCCGAAAGCTACGAACGCTACCTGATGAAGGGCTTCCGCGAAGCGTGGGGGTTCCAGGGCTCGCCGCTTGTCATCCGGCTGCGCCGCCGCGACGAGGAGCGGGAGTGA
- the plsY gene encoding glycerol-3-phosphate 1-O-acyltransferase PlsY, whose protein sequence is MTPALLVLAAYLIGAIPASYIAGRLAKGIDLREHGSGNLGATNAFRVLGAKVAAPVVVFDILKGTLPVVAFSQWDGSADWRWELAYGAAAIVGHVFPVYMRFRGGKGVATSAGVFLALAPEAVGLGLLTWLIVLKLTRMVSAGSIAAGVVVGVLLGLNVPAERLEVRILGGLIVAFIIFAHRANVGRIVRGEEHRFGMKKEPQATVAAAAVTADAKGAE, encoded by the coding sequence GTGACACCCGCCCTGCTCGTTTTGGCCGCGTACCTGATCGGCGCCATCCCCGCCAGCTACATCGCCGGGCGGCTGGCGAAGGGCATCGACCTGCGCGAGCACGGCAGCGGCAACCTGGGCGCCACCAACGCCTTCCGTGTCCTTGGTGCAAAGGTGGCGGCTCCCGTGGTCGTCTTCGACATCCTCAAGGGCACGCTTCCCGTCGTCGCCTTCAGCCAGTGGGACGGCTCGGCGGACTGGCGATGGGAACTGGCGTACGGGGCGGCGGCCATCGTCGGCCACGTCTTTCCTGTCTACATGCGCTTCCGCGGTGGCAAGGGCGTCGCGACCAGCGCGGGGGTGTTCCTGGCCCTGGCGCCCGAGGCCGTGGGGCTGGGGCTGCTCACCTGGCTGATCGTGCTCAAGCTGACGCGGATGGTGTCGGCCGGGTCCATCGCCGCGGGGGTGGTCGTGGGCGTGCTGCTGGGCCTGAACGTGCCCGCCGAGCGGCTGGAGGTGCGGATCCTCGGCGGGCTCATCGTGGCCTTCATCATCTTTGCCCACCGCGCCAACGTGGGGCGCATCGTGCGGGGCGAGGAGCACCGCTTCGGAATGAAGAAGGAGCCGCAGGCCACGGTGGCCGCCGCGGCGGTGACGGCGGACGCAAAGGGGGCCGAATGA
- a CDS encoding NAD(P)H-dependent glycerol-3-phosphate dehydrogenase: MTSRAAVIGAGSWGTALGNLLAGKGIETVVWSYEPDVADSINREHVNRKYLDGIELAPSMHATPDMAEAVRGADLVLSVSPSHVVRQVMAHAAEHMDDGALLVSASKGIENDSLKTMDGVLADVLPERAARSACFLSGPSFAMEVGRGFPTAVTIASHDADAAVRARDAFQTARFRVYTSADVAGVELGGAVKNVIAIAAGTVEGMGFGFNTQAALITRGLAEITRLGQAMGADPRTLAGLAGIGDLMLTCMGGLSRNRTVGVELGRGRKLDDILGGMVMVAEGVKTARSARDLARRMNIEMPIVEAVYAMLFEDLDPRRAVEQLMLREPKPEHHG, from the coding sequence ATGACGTCGCGCGCGGCGGTGATCGGCGCGGGAAGCTGGGGCACCGCCCTCGGCAACCTGCTGGCGGGCAAGGGGATCGAGACGGTCGTCTGGTCGTACGAGCCCGACGTGGCGGATTCCATCAACCGCGAGCACGTCAACCGCAAGTACCTGGACGGCATCGAGCTCGCGCCGTCGATGCACGCCACGCCGGACATGGCGGAAGCTGTGCGCGGCGCCGACCTCGTCCTCTCCGTCTCGCCCTCGCACGTGGTCCGCCAGGTGATGGCGCATGCCGCGGAGCACATGGACGACGGCGCCCTGCTGGTCAGCGCGTCCAAGGGCATCGAGAACGATTCGCTGAAGACGATGGACGGCGTGCTGGCCGACGTGCTCCCCGAACGGGCGGCGCGTTCGGCCTGCTTCCTGTCCGGGCCCAGCTTTGCCATGGAGGTGGGACGCGGATTTCCAACCGCCGTCACCATCGCCTCGCACGATGCGGACGCGGCGGTGCGGGCGCGGGACGCCTTCCAGACCGCCCGCTTTCGCGTCTACACCAGCGCCGACGTGGCCGGGGTGGAGCTGGGCGGGGCGGTGAAGAACGTCATCGCCATCGCGGCGGGGACGGTGGAGGGGATGGGGTTCGGCTTCAACACGCAGGCGGCGCTGATCACCCGCGGGCTGGCGGAGATCACGCGGCTGGGGCAGGCGATGGGGGCGGACCCGCGGACGCTGGCGGGGCTGGCGGGCATCGGCGACCTGATGCTCACCTGCATGGGCGGGCTCAGCCGCAACCGCACCGTGGGCGTGGAACTGGGGCGCGGACGCAAGCTCGACGACATCCTGGGCGGCATGGTGATGGTGGCCGAAGGAGTAAAGACGGCCCGCTCGGCGCGCGACCTGGCGCGGCGGATGAACATCGAGATGCCCATCGTCGAGGCCGTGTACGCCATGCTCTTCGAGGACCTGGACCCGCGCCGCGCCGTGGAGCAGCTGATGCTGCGGGAGCCGAAGCCGGAGCACCACGGATGA